Proteins found in one Cheilinus undulatus linkage group 9, ASM1832078v1, whole genome shotgun sequence genomic segment:
- the tnnt3a gene encoding troponin T type 3a (skeletal, fast) isoform X2 encodes MSDTEEVDQVEAVEEEVVEEVEVAPEAAPEPEPEPEPEPEPEPEPVVEPEPEPEPEPEPEPEPEEEKPKFKPSAPKIPDGEKVDFDDIQKKRQNKDLIELQALIDQHFECRKKEEEELIALKERIEKRRAERAEQQRIRAEKEKERQARREEERRIREEQDAKKKADEDAKKKSALSSMGSSYSSHLQRADQKRGGKKETEREKKKKILAARRKQLNIDHLNEDKLKDKINELYEWMKQLESEKFDHMERLKKQKYEVTTLRKRVEELSKFSKKGAAARRRK; translated from the exons ATGTCTGACACTGAGGAAGT TGATCAGGTCGAGG CTGTAGAAGAGGAGGTAGTAGAGGAAGTAGAGGTGGCCCCAGAGGCGGCCCCTGAGCCAGAgccagagccagaaccagaaccagagccagaaccagagccagtggtagaaccagagccagaaccagaaccagagcCAGAGCCTGAGCCTGAGCCTGAAG AGGAGAAGCCAAAGTTCAA GCCCAGCGCTCCCAAAATCCCTGATGGTGAGAAAGTGGACTTTGAT GACATCCAAAAGAAACGTCAGAACAAGGATCTGATCGAGCTGCAGGCCCTGATCGATCAGCACTTTGAGTGcaggaagaaggaggaggaggagctgatcGCCCTCAAGGAGAGGATT GAGAAGCGTCGTGCTGAGAGGGCCGAGCAGCAGAGGATCCGCGCTGAGAAGGAGAAGGAGCGCCAGGCCAGACGTGAG GAGGAGAGGCGGATCAGGGAGGAGCAGGATGCCAAGAAGAAGGCTGATGAGGATGCAAAGAAGAAGTCAGCTCTGTCCAGCATGGGCTCCAGCTACAGCAGCCATCTGCAGAGA GCTGACCAGAAGAGAGGAGGCAAGaaagagactgagagagagaagaagaagaagatcctCGCTGCCAGGCGCAAGCAGCTCAACATCGACCATCTGAATGAGGACAAGCTGAA GGATAAGATCAATGAGCTGTACGAATGGATGAAGCAGCTGGAGTCTGAGAAGTTCGACCACATGGAGAGACTGAAGAAGCAGAAATACGAG
- the tnnt3a gene encoding troponin T type 3a (skeletal, fast) isoform X1 produces MSDTEEVDQVEEYDAVEEEVVEEVEVAPEAAPEPEPEPEPEPEPEPEPVVEPEPEPEPEPEPEPEPEEEKPKFKPSAPKIPDGEKVDFDDIQKKRQNKDLIELQALIDQHFECRKKEEEELIALKERIEKRRAERAEQQRIRAEKEKERQARREEERRIREEQDAKKKADEDAKKKSALSSMGSSYSSHLQRADQKRGGKKETEREKKKKILAARRKQLNIDHLNEDKLKDKINELYEWMKQLESEKFDHMERLKKQKYEVTTLRKRVEELSKFSKKGAAARRRK; encoded by the exons ATGTCTGACACTGAGGAAGT TGATCAGGTCGAGG AATACGATG CTGTAGAAGAGGAGGTAGTAGAGGAAGTAGAGGTGGCCCCAGAGGCGGCCCCTGAGCCAGAgccagagccagaaccagaaccagagccagaaccagagccagtggtagaaccagagccagaaccagaaccagagcCAGAGCCTGAGCCTGAGCCTGAAG AGGAGAAGCCAAAGTTCAA GCCCAGCGCTCCCAAAATCCCTGATGGTGAGAAAGTGGACTTTGAT GACATCCAAAAGAAACGTCAGAACAAGGATCTGATCGAGCTGCAGGCCCTGATCGATCAGCACTTTGAGTGcaggaagaaggaggaggaggagctgatcGCCCTCAAGGAGAGGATT GAGAAGCGTCGTGCTGAGAGGGCCGAGCAGCAGAGGATCCGCGCTGAGAAGGAGAAGGAGCGCCAGGCCAGACGTGAG GAGGAGAGGCGGATCAGGGAGGAGCAGGATGCCAAGAAGAAGGCTGATGAGGATGCAAAGAAGAAGTCAGCTCTGTCCAGCATGGGCTCCAGCTACAGCAGCCATCTGCAGAGA GCTGACCAGAAGAGAGGAGGCAAGaaagagactgagagagagaagaagaagaagatcctCGCTGCCAGGCGCAAGCAGCTCAACATCGACCATCTGAATGAGGACAAGCTGAA GGATAAGATCAATGAGCTGTACGAATGGATGAAGCAGCTGGAGTCTGAGAAGTTCGACCACATGGAGAGACTGAAGAAGCAGAAATACGAG